A region from the Vicia villosa cultivar HV-30 ecotype Madison, WI linkage group LG3, Vvil1.0, whole genome shotgun sequence genome encodes:
- the LOC131658122 gene encoding uncharacterized protein LOC131658122 — protein sequence MGIMAWKDVCKLTSQGGLGMRSRVVLNDASDLKFCWDVLNSKEDRAFLLKSIALKNNINVFYHFSSTIWSSIKLYYLNIVSNSRILIGNGLNTKFWFECLWDTSLISHIQNKSTINTNSMVSDFILDRSWYFLDTMLNLVPNLPLLVNQVTLPLDPTKDSMI from the coding sequence ATGGGCATTATGGCTTGGAAGGATGTTTGCAAGCTTACTTCTCAAGGGGGCCTTGGTATGAGATCCCGTGTTGTGCTTAATGATGCCTCTGACTTGAAATTTTGTTGGGATGTCTTGAATTCCAAAGAAGATCGTGCTTTTCTTCTCAAGAGTATAGCTCTGAAAAACAACATCAATGTTTTCTACCATTTTTCTTCTACAATTTGGAGCAGCATCAAGCTATACTACCTCAATATTGTCTCCAACTCTAGGATTTTGATTGGTAATGGTCTTAATACTAAATTTTGGTTTGAATGTTTGTGGGATACCTCTCTCATTTCCCATATTCAAAACAAAAGCACTATCAACACTAACTCTATGGTGTCTGATTTTATTCTTGATAGAAGTTGGTACTTCCTTGACACTATGTTAAATTTAGTACCTAACCTGCCTTTGCTTGTCAATCAAGTTACCTTGCCATTGGATCCAACTAAAGACTCCATGATTTAG